A genomic region of Gemmata massiliana contains the following coding sequences:
- a CDS encoding efflux RND transporter permease subunit, whose translation MSGLSKFFIDRPIFAAVISIVIVIAGLVSVRTLPIAQYPEIAPPTVEVRCTYTGASATIVAETVAAPVEQQVVGVERMLYMSSQCTNDGTYVLTVTFEVGTNLDDAQVQVQNRVNLALPTLPEEVKQTGVSVKKKSPNILLVVNLTSPDKSRDLLYLSNYATINIVDELKQVEGVGDVTMFGQLDYSMRVWLDPAKVASRNLTAPDIISALKTQNVQVAAGSLGRPPVPTGQAFQYTLSTQGRLTKPEEFGEIIIRTDPDGATTRLRDVVSDRRTVTDATGTKRNLGGIELGAKSEDTGCTLDGKPSVGVPVYQLPGSNAIETAERIRARMTQLKSDFPAGVDYAIVYDTTPFVEESIAEVFHALRDAIILVAIVVLVFLQSWRATLIPLIAVPVAIVGTFAVMAGIGFSLNNLSLLGLVLAIGIVVDDAIVVVEAVEHKLEHGYAPVDAARRAMDEVASPIMAISLVLMAVFVPCAFISGITGQFFKQFAVTIAVSTFFSALNSLTLSPALCALLLKPKAEQTDPLTRGINLLLGWFFRLFNFGFDRGSAGYARGVGWLLRVSVVVLVVYGGLLFLTYKGFTTVPTGFIPTQDKGYLVVNVQLPDAASLERTAIVTSEIERIARGDENDKENYPGVPGVGHTITIPGTSVIQNANGSNFATLFIVLDEFHNRHKPELRGDAIAGKLRAEFFRRIENASVAVFPPPPVDGLGSAGGFKVMIRDRAAQGLSPLQAATDVVAAKGNETPGLVGLFTPFRSNTPQLFVDVDRTKCLSMGVPLNDVFLTLQVYLGGYYTNDFNQFGRTWQVNLQADPGQRLTPDDVKQLKVRNNDGTMVPLGSVAEVRPVGGPVMVTRYNGVTAAAINGASLPGVSSGQVITSIDQVANDTLPQGMNYQWTELTLLQIRAGNTAILVFALAVVLVYLLLAAQYESLRLPLAVILVVPMCLLCSVVGVAIAKLDINIFVQVGFVVLVGLAAKNAILIVEFAKEKRAEGNTSHAAAVEACRLRLRPILMTSFAFILGVVPLVFAAGAGAEMRRALGISVFSGMLGVTLFGIFLTPVFYHLQEKFASLFGSPVAPGAEPKERSAAPHSNGDGVAADSVATNGPAQAPKT comes from the coding sequence GTGTCCGGGCTTTCCAAGTTCTTCATCGATCGACCCATCTTTGCCGCGGTGATCTCGATCGTGATCGTGATCGCGGGGTTGGTGTCCGTGCGCACCCTTCCGATCGCCCAGTACCCGGAGATCGCCCCGCCGACCGTCGAGGTCCGATGTACGTACACCGGCGCGAGCGCGACCATTGTGGCCGAAACCGTCGCGGCCCCGGTGGAACAGCAGGTCGTCGGCGTCGAGCGGATGCTGTACATGTCGTCGCAGTGTACCAACGACGGCACCTATGTCCTCACGGTCACGTTCGAGGTCGGGACCAACCTGGACGACGCGCAGGTGCAGGTCCAAAACCGCGTCAACCTCGCGCTCCCGACGCTCCCGGAGGAGGTCAAGCAGACCGGCGTGAGCGTCAAGAAGAAGTCGCCGAACATCCTGCTCGTGGTGAACCTGACGTCCCCGGACAAGTCCCGCGACCTGCTCTACCTGAGCAACTACGCGACGATCAACATCGTGGACGAGCTGAAGCAGGTCGAGGGGGTCGGCGACGTGACCATGTTCGGGCAACTCGACTACAGCATGCGCGTCTGGCTCGACCCGGCGAAGGTGGCGTCCCGGAACCTGACCGCGCCGGACATCATCAGCGCCCTGAAAACGCAGAACGTGCAGGTCGCCGCCGGGAGCCTCGGGCGCCCGCCGGTCCCGACCGGGCAAGCGTTCCAATACACGCTCAGTACCCAGGGGCGGTTGACCAAGCCGGAGGAGTTCGGCGAGATCATCATCCGCACGGACCCGGACGGTGCAACGACGCGGCTCCGGGACGTGGTTTCTGACCGCCGAACGGTCACCGACGCGACGGGGACCAAGCGGAACCTCGGCGGCATCGAACTCGGGGCCAAGAGCGAGGACACCGGCTGCACGCTCGACGGAAAACCGTCGGTCGGTGTGCCTGTCTATCAGCTCCCCGGGTCCAACGCGATCGAGACCGCGGAGCGCATCCGCGCCCGCATGACGCAACTCAAGAGCGACTTCCCGGCCGGGGTCGATTACGCCATCGTTTACGACACCACGCCGTTCGTCGAGGAGTCGATCGCCGAGGTGTTCCACGCGCTGCGCGACGCGATCATCCTCGTGGCGATCGTGGTGCTCGTCTTCCTCCAGAGCTGGCGCGCGACCCTGATCCCGCTCATCGCGGTCCCGGTCGCGATCGTCGGCACGTTCGCGGTCATGGCGGGGATCGGGTTCAGCCTGAACAACCTGTCGCTCCTGGGGCTGGTGCTCGCGATCGGCATCGTGGTCGACGACGCGATCGTGGTGGTCGAGGCGGTCGAGCACAAGCTCGAACACGGCTACGCCCCAGTTGATGCAGCGCGGCGCGCGATGGACGAGGTGGCGTCGCCGATCATGGCGATCTCGTTGGTGCTGATGGCCGTGTTCGTCCCGTGCGCGTTCATCAGCGGGATCACCGGGCAGTTCTTCAAACAGTTCGCGGTTACGATCGCGGTCTCCACGTTCTTCTCCGCGCTCAACTCGCTCACGCTCAGCCCGGCGCTGTGTGCGCTCTTGCTCAAACCGAAGGCCGAGCAAACCGACCCGCTGACGCGGGGGATCAACCTCCTCCTGGGGTGGTTCTTCCGGTTGTTCAACTTCGGGTTCGACCGCGGATCGGCCGGCTACGCTCGCGGTGTCGGCTGGTTACTGCGGGTGTCCGTGGTCGTGCTCGTCGTGTACGGCGGGCTGCTGTTCCTGACGTACAAGGGCTTCACGACGGTGCCGACCGGGTTCATCCCGACTCAAGACAAGGGCTATCTGGTCGTCAACGTCCAGCTCCCGGACGCAGCGTCCCTGGAGCGCACGGCGATCGTCACGTCCGAGATCGAGCGGATCGCACGCGGGGACGAGAACGACAAGGAGAACTATCCGGGCGTGCCGGGGGTGGGGCACACCATCACCATTCCGGGCACGTCGGTCATTCAGAACGCGAACGGGTCGAACTTCGCGACCCTGTTCATCGTGCTCGACGAGTTCCACAACCGTCACAAGCCCGAGTTACGCGGGGACGCCATCGCGGGCAAGCTCCGGGCCGAGTTCTTCCGGCGCATCGAAAACGCCTCGGTCGCGGTGTTCCCTCCCCCACCCGTGGACGGCCTCGGGAGCGCGGGCGGGTTCAAGGTGATGATCCGCGACCGCGCCGCTCAGGGCCTCAGCCCGCTCCAGGCCGCGACCGACGTGGTAGCTGCGAAGGGGAACGAGACCCCGGGCCTCGTCGGGCTGTTCACGCCGTTCCGGTCGAACACGCCGCAACTGTTCGTGGACGTGGACCGCACCAAGTGTCTCTCAATGGGCGTGCCGCTCAACGATGTGTTCCTCACCCTTCAGGTATATTTGGGCGGCTACTACACGAACGACTTCAACCAGTTCGGGCGCACCTGGCAGGTGAATCTTCAGGCCGATCCGGGTCAGCGGCTAACCCCAGACGACGTCAAACAACTCAAGGTGCGCAATAACGACGGAACGATGGTCCCACTGGGGAGCGTAGCCGAGGTGCGACCCGTCGGCGGTCCGGTCATGGTCACACGCTACAACGGGGTAACTGCCGCGGCGATCAACGGAGCGTCGCTCCCCGGCGTCAGTTCCGGACAGGTCATCACGTCCATAGATCAAGTGGCCAACGACACGCTCCCGCAAGGGATGAACTACCAGTGGACGGAACTGACGCTGCTCCAGATCCGCGCCGGGAACACGGCGATTCTGGTGTTCGCGCTGGCGGTTGTGCTCGTGTACCTGCTGCTCGCGGCTCAATACGAGAGCCTGCGGCTGCCGCTGGCGGTGATTCTGGTCGTCCCGATGTGCCTGCTCTGCTCCGTCGTCGGGGTCGCGATCGCGAAACTGGACATCAACATCTTCGTCCAGGTCGGGTTCGTGGTGCTGGTCGGGCTGGCCGCGAAGAACGCGATCCTCATCGTCGAGTTCGCCAAGGAAAAGCGCGCGGAGGGGAACACTTCGCACGCCGCGGCGGTGGAAGCCTGTCGGTTGCGGCTGCGGCCGATTCTGATGACCAGCTTCGCGTTCATCCTCGGGGTGGTGCCGCTCGTGTTCGCGGCGGGGGCCGGGGCCGAAATGCGGCGGGCGCTGGGGATCTCGGTTTTCAGCGGCATGCTCGGGGTGACGCTGTTCGGTATCTTCCTCACGCCGGTCTTCTACCACCTGCAGGAAAAGTTCGCATCTCTGTTTGGTAGCCCGGTCGCGCCGGGTGCGGAACCGAAAGAGCGCTCGGCCGCCCCGCACTCGAACGGCGACGGCGTCGCGGCCGATTCGGTCGCAACCAACGGACCGGCCCAAGCTCCCAAAACCTGA